In the Gemmatimonadota bacterium genome, one interval contains:
- a CDS encoding methylated-DNA--[protein]-cysteine S-methyltransferase, protein MKQVLKYTVFPTPLGPMYAAASEAGVCRVTSGVTDEAFATDMLNRFDAQLAFVPDDGLLAAVEDQITRYFEGKLRDFDLPVDFLRGTSFTRQVWTAQQAIPYGQWRSYKWVAEQVRRPRAARAVGQANSCNDIGLLVPCHRVITSDGRLGGYGGRPEVKAFLLDLEGTDYNR, encoded by the coding sequence TTGAAGCAGGTACTGAAATACACGGTCTTCCCCACGCCGCTCGGCCCCATGTACGCGGCGGCCAGTGAAGCGGGCGTATGCCGGGTTACCTCCGGTGTCACGGACGAGGCATTCGCGACGGACATGCTGAACCGCTTCGACGCGCAACTCGCCTTCGTCCCTGACGACGGGTTGCTTGCCGCGGTCGAAGACCAGATCACGCGGTATTTCGAAGGAAAGCTGAGAGATTTCGACCTCCCGGTGGATTTCCTGCGGGGCACGTCCTTTACCCGGCAGGTCTGGACCGCGCAACAGGCCATTCCATACGGGCAGTGGCGTTCCTACAAGTGGGTGGCCGAGCAGGTGCGCAGGCCCCGGGCCGCCCGGGCGGTGGGCCAGGCCAACAGCTGCAACGACATCGGCCTCCTGGTGCCCTGCCACCGCGTGATCACCAGCGACGGACGCCTGGGAGGCTACGGCGGCCGGCCGGAGGTCAAGGCGTTTCTGCTCGACCTGGAAGGTACGGACTACAACCGCTGA
- a CDS encoding fumarate hydratase: protein MTRSWDRRNATPTAPASKPSTYVSCKETSGLNDYVHRELLPLGEDATPYRLLTSDHVSSGTFEGRDILKVDTDGLILLADQAIRDSSHLLRPEHLAQLRKILDDPEASDNDRFVAMEMLKNANISAGGILPMCQDTGTIIVTGKKGNRVWTEGDDESALSQGTMNAFLGTNLRYSQQAPLDMFTESNTRTNLPAQIEIYADRGDEYKLMFMTKGGGSANKSLLFQETRALLNEERFLEFVDEKLRILGTAACPPYHLAIVVGGTSAEYTLKTAKLASARFLDTLPTEGNEYGQAFRDLDMEARVLKMSQEIGIGAQFGGKYFCHDVRVVRMPRHGASCPVGIAVSCAADRQILSKITRDGIFLEQLETEPSKYLPEIADETLDGDVVEIDLNRPMSEIRATLSSYPVATRLSLTGPMIVARDIAHARLKERLDGGEDLPQYFKDLCVYYAGPAKTPEGYASGSFGPTTAGRMDTYVDQFQAAGGSMVMLAKGNRSVQVTNACKKHGGFYLGSIGGPAARLAKDSIREVSMVEYPELGMEAIWRIQVEKFPAFIVVDDKGNDFFSGFMRRN, encoded by the coding sequence ATGACAAGGTCGTGGGACCGGCGGAATGCGACGCCCACCGCACCTGCTTCGAAACCGTCGACGTACGTTTCGTGTAAGGAGACGTCCGGCTTGAACGACTATGTCCATCGCGAGCTCCTGCCCCTGGGGGAGGACGCGACGCCGTACCGTCTGCTCACCAGCGATCACGTCTCATCGGGCACCTTCGAAGGCAGGGACATCCTCAAGGTCGACACGGATGGCCTGATCCTGCTCGCGGACCAGGCCATCCGCGACAGTTCCCACCTGCTGCGTCCGGAACACCTCGCCCAGCTGCGCAAGATCCTCGACGATCCGGAAGCGTCCGACAACGACCGTTTCGTCGCCATGGAGATGCTGAAGAACGCCAACATCTCCGCCGGCGGCATCCTGCCCATGTGCCAGGACACGGGGACGATCATCGTAACCGGCAAGAAGGGCAACCGCGTCTGGACGGAAGGCGACGATGAGTCCGCCCTCTCGCAGGGTACCATGAACGCCTTCCTCGGCACCAACCTGCGGTACAGCCAGCAGGCGCCCCTCGATATGTTCACGGAGTCGAACACGCGGACCAACCTGCCCGCCCAGATCGAGATCTACGCGGACCGGGGCGACGAGTACAAGCTGATGTTCATGACCAAGGGCGGGGGATCGGCGAACAAGAGCCTCCTCTTCCAGGAGACCCGGGCGCTGCTGAACGAGGAACGGTTCCTCGAATTCGTCGACGAGAAACTGCGCATCCTCGGCACGGCGGCCTGTCCGCCGTACCACCTCGCCATCGTGGTGGGCGGCACCTCGGCTGAATACACGCTGAAAACGGCCAAGCTGGCGAGCGCGCGCTTCCTGGACACCCTGCCGACCGAGGGCAACGAGTACGGACAGGCCTTCCGCGACCTCGACATGGAAGCGAGGGTGCTGAAGATGAGCCAGGAAATCGGCATCGGCGCGCAGTTCGGCGGGAAATATTTCTGCCACGACGTGCGGGTGGTCCGCATGCCGCGGCACGGCGCGTCGTGTCCGGTGGGCATTGCCGTTTCCTGCGCCGCCGACCGGCAGATCCTGTCGAAGATCACCCGGGACGGCATCTTCCTGGAACAGCTGGAAACCGAGCCGTCCAAGTACCTGCCGGAGATCGCGGACGAGACCCTGGACGGCGATGTGGTGGAAATCGACCTGAACCGGCCCATGTCCGAGATCCGTGCCACCCTCAGCAGCTACCCGGTCGCCACGCGCCTTTCCCTGACGGGTCCCATGATCGTCGCCCGGGACATCGCCCATGCCCGGCTCAAGGAGCGGCTCGACGGCGGCGAGGACCTGCCGCAGTACTTCAAGGACCTGTGCGTCTACTACGCGGGGCCGGCCAAGACGCCGGAAGGGTACGCTTCGGGGTCCTTCGGGCCGACGACGGCGGGTCGCATGGACACCTACGTGGACCAGTTCCAGGCGGCCGGCGGCAGCATGGTCATGCTCGCCAAGGGCAACCGGTCCGTCCAGGTCACCAACGCCTGCAAGAAGCACGGCGGGTTCTATCTCGGGTCCATCGGAGGGCCGGCCGCCCGGCTGGCGAAGGACTCCATCCGGGAGGTGTCCATGGTGGAGTACCCCGAACTGGGCATGGAGGCCATCTGGCGCATCCAGGTGGAGAAATTCCCCGCCTTCATCGTGGTGGACGACAAGGGCAACGACTTCTTCTCGGGGTTCATGCGCCGGAACTGA
- a CDS encoding xanthine dehydrogenase family protein molybdopterin-binding subunit, translating into MKTVTITIQEDGEPREIEIQVPDTGEGGWGDLSKNTYVNKPHTRVDAVDKVTGRAKYTADIKLPGLLYGRILRSAHPRARINRIDATRAMALPGVSVVVLPNDDPEVFSRECRFAGQEIAAVAATTPEVAEDALHAIDVDYEVLPFVVDEDAARDPDAAQVHSDRGNVGEPRVGEQGDIAAGFAQADVTLEASYRCQVQSHIALETHGNVCQWEGDKLTVWASTQGVFSVRGELAGHFGIPETNVRVITEFMGGGFGAKFGARKEGVICALLARKAGAPVKLMLTRKEEHLSTGNRPSAVQHVKLGATSDGKLVAYERSNYGTPGVAGSANIPGAPYLYEIPNYRIEQTSVFTNAGPMAAQRAPGHPQAAFAMESMMDEMAEALGMDPIDIRQMNDPDEARRNMVAMGAEHIGWKTRRSATPNSQTGRIKTGMGVGSCRWGGGGGRTQAECTINPDGSVHVKCGTQDIGTGTLTLVHMVAAEEFGLKIEDITVGIGDTNYPYSGGSGGSTTAASVSPAIKGTTMLAKLELFKKIAPNFGVEPGELVASDGNVFVGSDPSRSMTWQQAAAQLGDEPIFFHGQWLPGYSDSGVPGVHFVEVSVDTETGLVKVDRVVAVHNSGMILNPLTWASQVNGGVLMGIGYGMYENRIMDPATGYMVNANLEDYKVMGSMDIPEIEILRYDEPERGVIGIGEPATIPTPASIANAIYNACGARIREMPFTPDKVLSALAAVKEG; encoded by the coding sequence ATGAAGACGGTCACGATCACCATCCAGGAAGACGGTGAACCCAGAGAAATCGAAATTCAGGTCCCCGATACCGGCGAAGGCGGCTGGGGAGACCTTTCGAAGAACACCTATGTCAACAAGCCCCACACCCGCGTGGACGCGGTCGACAAAGTCACCGGCCGCGCCAAGTACACCGCCGACATCAAGTTGCCCGGCCTGCTCTACGGTCGCATCCTGCGATCGGCCCACCCCCGCGCCCGGATCAACCGCATCGACGCCACCCGGGCGATGGCGCTGCCCGGCGTGAGTGTGGTGGTGCTTCCCAACGACGACCCCGAGGTCTTCTCACGGGAGTGCCGGTTCGCCGGACAGGAAATAGCGGCCGTCGCGGCAACGACGCCGGAGGTCGCTGAAGACGCGCTCCACGCCATCGACGTGGATTACGAGGTGCTGCCCTTCGTCGTGGACGAAGACGCGGCGCGGGACCCGGACGCGGCCCAGGTGCACAGCGACCGCGGTAACGTAGGCGAGCCCAGGGTCGGCGAGCAGGGCGACATCGCCGCGGGATTCGCCCAGGCCGACGTGACCCTCGAGGCCTCCTACCGGTGCCAGGTGCAGTCCCACATCGCGCTGGAGACCCACGGCAACGTGTGCCAGTGGGAAGGCGACAAGCTGACGGTCTGGGCCTCCACCCAGGGCGTATTCAGCGTGCGCGGCGAACTGGCCGGGCATTTCGGAATCCCCGAAACGAACGTCCGCGTGATTACGGAGTTCATGGGCGGCGGGTTCGGCGCCAAGTTCGGCGCCCGCAAGGAAGGCGTGATCTGCGCCCTGCTCGCCCGGAAGGCCGGAGCGCCCGTGAAGCTGATGCTGACGCGCAAGGAAGAGCACCTTTCCACCGGGAACCGGCCCTCCGCCGTGCAGCACGTGAAGCTGGGCGCGACGAGCGACGGCAAGCTGGTCGCCTACGAGCGGTCCAACTACGGTACGCCCGGCGTCGCCGGCAGCGCCAACATTCCCGGAGCGCCGTACCTCTACGAGATCCCCAACTACCGCATCGAACAGACGAGCGTGTTCACCAACGCCGGGCCTATGGCCGCCCAGCGCGCGCCGGGACACCCCCAGGCGGCCTTCGCCATGGAATCCATGATGGACGAGATGGCCGAGGCGCTGGGTATGGACCCCATCGACATCCGCCAGATGAACGACCCGGATGAAGCGCGGCGCAACATGGTGGCCATGGGCGCGGAGCACATCGGTTGGAAGACCCGCCGGAGCGCCACGCCCAATTCCCAGACCGGCCGGATCAAGACCGGCATGGGCGTGGGATCGTGCCGGTGGGGCGGCGGCGGCGGAAGGACGCAGGCCGAGTGTACCATCAATCCCGATGGGAGCGTGCACGTGAAGTGCGGCACGCAGGACATCGGTACCGGGACGCTCACCCTGGTGCACATGGTCGCGGCGGAAGAGTTCGGGTTGAAGATAGAGGATATTACCGTCGGCATCGGCGACACGAACTACCCTTATTCGGGCGGAAGCGGCGGAAGCACCACAGCCGCGTCGGTATCGCCCGCCATCAAGGGTACGACGATGCTGGCGAAACTCGAACTGTTCAAGAAGATCGCGCCCAACTTCGGCGTGGAACCGGGTGAACTCGTAGCCTCGGACGGCAACGTGTTCGTGGGCAGCGATCCTTCCAGGAGCATGACCTGGCAGCAGGCGGCGGCCCAGCTCGGGGACGAGCCCATCTTCTTCCACGGCCAGTGGCTGCCCGGTTACTCGGACAGCGGCGTGCCCGGCGTGCACTTCGTCGAGGTCAGCGTCGACACCGAAACCGGCCTGGTAAAGGTCGACCGGGTCGTGGCCGTCCACAACAGCGGCATGATCCTGAACCCGCTCACCTGGGCAAGCCAGGTAAACGGCGGCGTCCTGATGGGCATCGGTTACGGCATGTACGAGAACCGCATCATGGACCCCGCGACGGGCTACATGGTCAACGCAAACCTGGAAGACTACAAGGTCATGGGCTCCATGGACATCCCTGAAATCGAAATCCTCAGGTACGACGAACCGGAACGAGGCGTCATCGGCATCGGCGAACCCGCGACGATCCCGACCCCCGCCTCCATCGCCAACGCCATCTACAACGCCTGCGGCGCCCGGATACGGGAAATGCCGTTCACCCCCGACAAAGTGCTCAGCGCGCTGGCCGCAGTGAAGGAGGGCTGA
- a CDS encoding xanthine dehydrogenase family protein subunit M, which yields MQNFSYVNATSIEQVPSLLGRSWDDAVVMAGGTDLVGEMKDYAAVPKRVVNLKSIEGLDYIRQDDAGMRIGALTTLTEVLDHGAVSQDLPVLHQAVSVIASPQIRNMATLAGNILQRPRCWYYRSEDFPCLKKGGARCYAVGGVNTYHAIFGSGPSYIVHPSDAAPALMALGATVNIHGPRGANEVVLDDFFTMPEMNIRRENILRPNEIVTEITIPKPEANSRGMFLKVRERESIDFALVSLAAQMTTVNGTCERASLVLGGVAPIPWRAVEAEDYLRGRRITEARAESAAEAAVEDAAPMPHNGYKVEIAKNLVKQAVQALAA from the coding sequence ATGCAGAACTTTTCCTACGTCAATGCGACGTCGATAGAGCAGGTGCCTTCCCTTCTGGGCCGTAGCTGGGACGACGCGGTGGTCATGGCGGGCGGTACAGACCTGGTCGGTGAGATGAAGGACTACGCCGCCGTTCCGAAACGCGTGGTCAACCTCAAGTCCATCGAGGGGCTGGACTACATCCGGCAGGATGACGCCGGGATGCGTATCGGCGCGCTGACCACGCTGACGGAAGTATTGGACCACGGCGCCGTGTCGCAGGATTTGCCGGTGCTGCACCAGGCGGTATCCGTCATCGCCTCGCCGCAGATCCGCAACATGGCCACACTGGCCGGGAACATCCTGCAGCGGCCGCGGTGCTGGTATTACCGCAGCGAGGACTTTCCGTGCCTCAAGAAGGGCGGTGCACGGTGCTACGCGGTGGGCGGGGTCAATACCTACCACGCGATCTTCGGGTCCGGACCGAGTTACATCGTCCATCCCTCCGACGCGGCCCCGGCGCTCATGGCCCTGGGTGCCACGGTGAACATCCATGGCCCCCGCGGCGCGAACGAAGTCGTCCTGGACGATTTCTTCACCATGCCCGAAATGAACATCCGGCGGGAGAACATCCTCCGGCCCAACGAGATCGTGACGGAAATCACGATTCCGAAACCGGAGGCCAACAGCAGGGGCATGTTCCTCAAGGTGCGGGAGCGGGAATCCATCGATTTCGCCCTCGTCAGCCTGGCCGCGCAGATGACCACGGTGAACGGGACCTGCGAACGGGCCAGCCTCGTGCTGGGCGGCGTGGCGCCCATTCCGTGGCGTGCCGTCGAGGCCGAAGATTACCTAAGGGGCCGCAGGATCACGGAAGCCCGGGCGGAAAGCGCCGCGGAGGCCGCGGTGGAAGACGCCGCGCCCATGCCGCACAACGGTTACAAGGTGGAGATCGCGAAGAACCTCGTGAAACAGGCCGTTCAGGCCCTGGCGGCGTAG
- the metH gene encoding methionine synthase: MFSQFHPVTTETHLLLDRLLSERILIIDGAMGSVLQGHALDEDDFRGDTFRNHPVSLRGDLDLLSISQPDLIEEVHRQYLDAGADIIETNTFNATAISQADYGLQDRVYDINVAAAKIAKRAATAAMAADPDRPRFVAGALGPTTRSASVASDVSDPGFRSVTFDELAAAYGEQVRGLLDGGVDLLLVETQIDTLNLKAALFAINNLFDHGMRRVPLMASFCIVDASGRTLSGQTVEACWTSIRHGDLYSVGINCALGATELRPYIEELSGIANLPVTCYPNAGLPNELGGYDDTPEHMAEVLGGFAEEGWLNMVGGCCGTTPAHIAAISEAVRQRGKLRVPHPGEPLSRYSGLETFTVRPDGNFTMIGERTNVTGSRKFARLVRQEKYEEALGVARQQIEGGANVIDVNMDEGLLDSERAMTTFLNLIASEPDIAATPVMIDSSSWPVIEAGLKCVQGKSIANSISLKEGEEVFKTQARVAKRYGAAVVVMAFDEDGQATDTDRKVEILSRSYRILTEEIGMDPTDIIFDPNILTVATGIEEHDDYAVNFIEAVRRLKERHPLARVSGGVSNISFSFRGNDHIREAMHAAFLYHAIQAGLDMGIVNAGQLAIYEDIEPDTLAMVEDVLLNRRPDATERLLEFAASRKGEASERARRDEDWRNDTLEERISHALVSGIADHVEADMDEALQRYDRPLHIIEGPLMAGMSIVGDLFQEGKMFLPQVVKSARVMKKAVAHLVPYMEAEHGDGGERQYQGTILLATVKGDVHDIGKNIVGVVLGCNNYRIIDLGVMVPAEKIIGTAVDEGVDLIGLSGLITPSLHEMIHVAREVERNGFELPLLIGGATTSRRHTAIKIEPAYHGPTVHVTDASRAVEVVGSLLSDDLRPDYARGVREDYKKIRETYESRTPRTPLVPFAESSTRQPTLEWSAATISEPEFTGVRVDDDYPLDELVPFIDWTPFFGAWELRGRYPALLEDEKVGEEARKLFEDASNLLDEIVDGGLLRARSAWGFFPAHSTGNDIVLFDDAARSEVLATFPMLRQQRPRSADGPCLALSDFVGPEGTEDYIGAFAVTAGIGLDALVRRYETDHDDYRAIMVKALADRLAEAFAEHTHQRARRAWGYGRSEDLSGEDLIREKYRGIRPAPGYPACPDHTEKRRLFDLLQAEERIGVTLTESYAMDPPPSVAGFYFGHPDARYFNVGKIGRDQVEDYALRKRMTVESIERWLAPNLDYEPAEGAAGSTSTS; the protein is encoded by the coding sequence ATCTTCAGCCAGTTCCATCCCGTAACAACTGAAACCCACCTCCTGCTGGACCGGTTGCTTTCCGAACGCATCCTCATCATCGACGGCGCCATGGGGTCGGTCCTCCAGGGCCATGCGCTCGACGAGGACGATTTCCGCGGTGACACGTTCAGGAACCACCCCGTTTCGTTGCGCGGCGACCTCGACCTGCTGTCGATCTCGCAGCCGGACCTCATCGAAGAGGTCCACCGGCAGTACCTGGATGCCGGCGCCGACATCATCGAGACCAACACCTTCAACGCCACCGCGATTTCGCAGGCCGACTATGGCCTGCAGGATCGGGTGTACGACATCAACGTGGCAGCGGCGAAAATCGCGAAACGGGCCGCCACGGCCGCCATGGCCGCCGATCCCGATCGACCGCGATTCGTGGCAGGCGCCCTGGGGCCCACCACCCGCTCTGCGTCCGTCGCCTCCGACGTGAGCGATCCGGGTTTCCGGTCCGTTACCTTTGACGAACTGGCCGCCGCCTATGGCGAGCAGGTCCGTGGACTGCTGGACGGCGGCGTGGACCTGCTGCTGGTCGAGACCCAGATCGATACCCTCAACCTGAAGGCCGCCTTGTTCGCCATTAACAACCTCTTCGATCATGGGATGCGCCGCGTACCCCTCATGGCCTCGTTCTGCATCGTCGACGCCAGTGGCCGCACGCTTTCGGGCCAGACCGTGGAGGCGTGCTGGACGTCCATACGCCACGGGGACCTGTATAGCGTGGGGATCAACTGCGCCCTGGGCGCCACCGAGCTGCGGCCCTACATCGAAGAGCTGTCGGGCATCGCGAACCTCCCGGTGACCTGCTATCCGAACGCAGGGCTCCCGAACGAACTGGGCGGCTACGACGACACCCCCGAGCACATGGCCGAGGTGCTGGGAGGCTTCGCCGAAGAAGGCTGGCTCAACATGGTCGGTGGATGCTGCGGCACGACACCCGCGCACATCGCCGCGATCTCGGAGGCCGTCAGGCAGCGGGGGAAACTGCGGGTTCCCCACCCCGGCGAACCGCTGTCCCGGTACAGCGGACTCGAGACCTTCACCGTGCGTCCCGACGGCAACTTCACCATGATCGGCGAGCGGACGAATGTGACGGGCTCGCGCAAATTCGCCCGGCTCGTCCGGCAGGAGAAATACGAGGAAGCCCTGGGGGTGGCCCGGCAGCAGATCGAGGGCGGGGCGAACGTCATCGACGTGAACATGGATGAGGGCCTGCTCGACAGCGAACGGGCCATGACCACCTTCCTGAACCTGATCGCCTCCGAGCCCGACATCGCCGCCACGCCCGTCATGATCGACAGCTCGAGCTGGCCGGTTATCGAAGCGGGCCTCAAATGCGTGCAGGGCAAGAGCATCGCCAATTCCATCAGCCTGAAGGAGGGCGAGGAGGTCTTCAAGACCCAGGCCCGCGTGGCGAAACGGTACGGCGCCGCCGTGGTGGTGATGGCCTTCGACGAGGACGGGCAGGCCACGGATACGGACCGCAAGGTGGAGATCCTCAGCCGTTCCTACCGGATCCTCACCGAAGAGATCGGCATGGACCCCACGGATATCATCTTCGACCCCAATATCCTCACCGTGGCCACGGGCATCGAGGAACACGACGACTACGCCGTCAACTTCATCGAGGCCGTCCGTCGGCTGAAGGAACGGCACCCCCTGGCCCGGGTGAGCGGCGGCGTGAGCAACATCTCTTTCTCCTTTCGTGGCAACGACCATATCCGGGAGGCGATGCACGCCGCCTTCCTGTACCACGCCATCCAGGCGGGCCTGGACATGGGCATCGTCAACGCGGGACAACTGGCGATCTACGAGGACATCGAACCCGATACGCTGGCCATGGTGGAAGACGTCCTGCTGAACCGACGGCCCGATGCCACCGAACGGCTGCTGGAATTCGCGGCATCGCGTAAAGGAGAGGCGTCCGAACGGGCGCGCAGGGACGAGGACTGGCGCAACGACACCCTGGAAGAACGCATTTCCCACGCCCTGGTCAGCGGTATCGCCGACCACGTCGAGGCGGACATGGACGAGGCCCTGCAGCGCTACGACCGTCCACTGCATATCATCGAGGGGCCCCTGATGGCCGGGATGTCCATCGTCGGCGATCTCTTCCAGGAGGGGAAGATGTTCCTGCCCCAGGTGGTCAAGAGCGCGCGGGTCATGAAAAAGGCCGTGGCCCACTTGGTGCCGTACATGGAAGCCGAGCACGGCGACGGTGGGGAGAGACAGTACCAGGGGACCATCCTCCTGGCCACGGTGAAAGGGGACGTGCACGACATCGGAAAGAACATCGTGGGCGTGGTCCTGGGATGCAACAACTACCGCATTATCGACCTGGGCGTCATGGTACCGGCGGAGAAGATCATCGGTACGGCCGTAGACGAAGGCGTCGACCTCATCGGATTGAGCGGGCTGATCACCCCGTCCCTCCACGAGATGATCCACGTGGCCCGCGAGGTCGAGCGCAACGGCTTCGAACTGCCCCTGCTCATCGGCGGCGCCACAACGAGCCGCCGACACACGGCGATCAAGATCGAGCCGGCCTATCATGGACCGACCGTGCACGTGACGGACGCGTCCCGGGCCGTGGAAGTCGTGGGCAGCCTCCTCAGCGACGATTTGAGGCCGGATTACGCCAGGGGCGTCCGGGAGGACTATAAGAAGATCCGCGAAACCTACGAAAGCCGCACGCCACGCACGCCCCTCGTACCTTTCGCCGAGTCGAGCACACGGCAGCCCACCCTCGAGTGGTCTGCAGCGACCATCTCGGAACCCGAATTCACCGGGGTCCGCGTCGACGACGACTATCCACTGGATGAACTCGTTCCCTTTATCGACTGGACGCCCTTCTTCGGAGCCTGGGAGTTAAGGGGACGTTATCCCGCCCTCCTGGAGGACGAGAAGGTTGGCGAGGAGGCGCGGAAGCTCTTTGAAGACGCAAGTAACCTGCTTGATGAGATCGTGGATGGAGGATTGTTGCGGGCCCGGTCCGCGTGGGGGTTCTTCCCCGCCCATTCCACCGGAAACGACATTGTGCTATTCGATGACGCCGCGCGGTCGGAGGTGCTCGCGACTTTTCCCATGCTGCGCCAGCAGCGGCCCCGTTCGGCGGACGGGCCCTGCCTCGCGCTCTCCGATTTCGTAGGTCCCGAGGGAACAGAGGACTATATCGGCGCCTTCGCGGTCACCGCCGGCATCGGTCTAGATGCATTGGTCAGGCGGTACGAGACCGATCACGACGACTACCGCGCCATCATGGTCAAGGCGCTCGCCGACCGGCTGGCCGAAGCCTTTGCGGAGCACACCCACCAACGCGCCCGCCGCGCCTGGGGTTACGGACGAAGCGAGGACCTCTCCGGAGAAGACCTGATCCGGGAGAAATACCGCGGGATCCGGCCGGCGCCGGGGTATCCGGCCTGCCCCGATCACACCGAAAAACGCCGGCTCTTCGACCTGCTGCAGGCCGAGGAACGAATTGGCGTTACGCTGACCGAAAGCTACGCCATGGACCCGCCGCCGTCCGTGGCCGGCTTCTACTTCGGCCATCCCGATGCCCGCTATTTCAACGTGGGGAAAATCGGACGTGACCAGGTGGAGGACTACGCCCTACGCAAGCGGATGACCGTCGAATCCATCGAACGGTGGCTGGCGCCCAACCTGGATTACGAGCCGGCGGAGGGTGCTGCGGGGTCCACATCAACGAGTTGA
- a CDS encoding helix-turn-helix transcriptional regulator has translation MSDLSEYVAYRRVKDAEFAERYDEGYQEFKIGVLLRQAREDAGLTQEEVARRLKTRKSAISRIENHAEDIRLSTLGKYAKAIGKKLQFTVG, from the coding sequence ATGAGTGACTTGAGCGAATACGTGGCATATCGCAGGGTCAAGGATGCGGAATTTGCCGAGAGATACGATGAAGGATATCAGGAGTTCAAGATCGGCGTACTACTTCGACAGGCGAGAGAGGATGCCGGCCTTACCCAGGAAGAGGTGGCACGCAGGTTGAAAACCAGGAAGTCTGCTATATCCAGGATTGAGAATCATGCGGAAGACATCCGGTTGTCAACCCTGGGAAAGTACGCCAAAGCGATCGGAAAAAAGTTGCAGTTTACGGTGGGATAA
- a CDS encoding (2Fe-2S)-binding protein, translating to MADRHDEARPDESSHSETKSGTRFTRRGFLKGAGAGAVTAAVAPAILVSEAGTAAAQEAEGVMSATISLDVNGQSHNVEVEARTTLADALRDRLEITGPKVVCDKGECGACTVEMDGKLVFSCMTLAMDAQGRKIETVEGMADGDSLHPIQEAFVEKDALMCGFCTPGFLMSSKSLLDANDNPTPDEVREGLSGNICRCGTYPHVFEAVMSAAEKMRKGG from the coding sequence ATGGCTGATCGACACGATGAAGCCAGGCCCGATGAATCGTCCCATTCCGAAACGAAATCGGGGACCCGGTTCACGCGCCGTGGTTTTCTCAAGGGCGCGGGCGCAGGTGCGGTGACGGCAGCCGTAGCGCCGGCCATCCTGGTTTCTGAAGCCGGGACGGCGGCCGCCCAGGAAGCCGAGGGCGTCATGTCGGCGACCATATCGCTCGACGTGAACGGCCAGTCGCACAACGTCGAGGTGGAAGCGCGCACGACCCTGGCCGACGCGCTGCGGGACAGGCTGGAGATCACCGGTCCCAAAGTGGTCTGCGACAAGGGCGAGTGCGGGGCCTGCACCGTGGAGATGGACGGCAAGCTCGTCTTCAGCTGCATGACGCTGGCCATGGACGCCCAGGGCAGGAAAATCGAGACCGTGGAAGGCATGGCGGACGGCGACAGTCTGCATCCCATCCAGGAAGCCTTCGTCGAGAAGGACGCCCTGATGTGCGGATTCTGCACGCCGGGGTTCCTGATGTCCTCCAAGTCGTTGCTGGACGCCAACGACAACCCGACGCCGGACGAGGTCCGGGAAGGTCTGTCCGGCAACATCTGTCGCTGCGGCACCTATCCCCACGTGTTCGAGGCCGTGATGAGCGCCGCCGAAAAGATGCGGAAGGGAGGGTGA